One genomic region from Lineus longissimus chromosome 6, tnLinLong1.2, whole genome shotgun sequence encodes:
- the LOC135489666 gene encoding LIM domain kinase 2-like translates to MATKAASRCIKCNACADQATDDNVADTVNKLHRYGICGHVMCLDCIKSVGIDVSSSQYEIATSNEQESNPNDACPDSRATDEPSVNLRRIPTNADCPVCQKHALLFPSPGNENHFPSYLKKFSIVKKAMEQQVPKLCDNCKELAATPTSQCIDCETYLCDKCCNSHGTGKEFQHRLFKLKELEMGSLFKPLGMKLVSVKDPTLCQRHYGTLLSAWCYTCGKALCLQCKRHHIDHQMGPIENHLKNADDAIKESRAAAENLFGKLLHAESTHAVKKVSVESLSANVKSAILKIAEERKRAIDEDAGKLVQAVEQFVDEFNATSGMLTEMTECEKTSFHMWNKIYDAMSTETGDIKDEYLLDFHEFLAANDDVIKGQKEVVNQIAEGFETLLERFIEFEENDVVPGNQVGSISQPVTSSASQPASASDETCSSPPVSSTFDDLDQGLFNIEETELWHSQKIDKGPSFTIYKGVYKTQGINLPVAIKELDEEASKSELDSFINEAKTLRDLDHKNIVKLVGVCRSNTLFLVTELASLGSMGKYLKSHPLTPLIDLYELLHQVTEGMKYLESLHIIHRCLTARTIYLDTPRHARIGSFGLAKRLDNQENFFTEKATRRYPLKWYPPESVYKFEFDAKCDVWSYGVVMWEVFSYGIKPYKNMKGPEILTMLDIGERLYRPDRCPKPAYDVMRLCWAASRGERPTFERLEIEIKEILKNEISDKTSEVYVLYDPQQDETEAGQRETRTM, encoded by the exons ATGGCTACCAAAGCAGCAAGCAGATGCATAAAATGCAACGCATGCGCAGACCAGGCAACCGATGACAATGTAGCTGACACTGTCAACAAACTTCACAGATACGGCATATGCGGTCACGTGATGTGCTTAGATTGTATCAAGTCAGTGGGGATTGATGTTTCTTCATCCCAGTATGAAATCGCTACATCGAACGAGCAGGAGTCTAATCCCAATGACGCATGTCCTGATTCAAGGGCCACCGATGAGCCCAGTGTCAACCTGAGGCGAATTCCCACCAATGCAGACTGCCCTGTCTGTCAAAAGCATGCCCTCCTGTTCCCAAGCCCGGGAAACGAAAACCACTTCCCATCATACCTAAAGAAATTCTCGATCGTGAAAAAGGCTATGGAGCAACAAGTACCGAAGCTTTGCGATAACTGCAAGGAACTAGCCGCGACCCCGACCAGCCAATGTATTGACTGCGAAACGTATCTTTGCGACAAGTGCTGCAATTCCCATGGGACCGGTAAGGAGTTTCAACATCGTCTCTTTAAATTGAAGGAACTTGAAATGGGATCGCTATTTAAACCCTTAGGTATGAAACTCGTTTCAGTGAAAGATCCTACTCTCTGTCAAAGGCATTACGGGACATTGCTCAGTGCGTGGTGTTATACGTGCGGAAAAGCGCTGTGTTTACAGTGCAAACGTCACCACATTGACCACCAGATGGGACCAATCGAGAACCATCTGAAAAATGCTGATGATGCGATCAAAGAAAGTCGCGCTGCAGCGGAAAATCTATTCGGTAAGCTCTTACACGCCGAATCAACTCATGCAGTCAAGAAGGTGTCCGTAGAGAGCCTTTCTGCAAATGTCaaatcggccatcttgaaaattgcgGAGGAGAGGAAAAGGGCAATTGATGAGGACGCGGGGAAACTTGTTCAGGCAGTTGAACAatttgttgatgagttcaacGCAACCAGCGGAATGTTGACAGAAATGACTGAATGTGAGAAAACTTCTTTTCATATGTGGAATAAGATCTACGACGCCATGAGTACAGAGACTGGCGATATAAAAGACGAGTACCTGTTGGACTTTCACGAATTTCTCGCGgcaaatgatgacgtcattaagGGCCAGAAGGAAGTTGTCAATCAAATCGCTGAGGGGTTTGAGACGCTGCTTGAGAGATTTATCGAGTTCGAAGAAAATGATGTGGTACCTGGAAACCAGGTTGGAAGCATCAGTCAGCCGGTGACGTCTTCCGCTAGTCAGCCAGCGTCGGCATCGG ACGAAACATGCTCCTCTCCTCCGGTTAGCAGCACATTTGATGATCTTGATCAAGGCCTGTTCAACATTGAAGAAACAGAACTTTGGCATAGTCAGAAAATAG ACAAGGGTCCCTCCTTTACAATCTACAAAGGGGTGTACAAGACCCAGGGCATCAATCTGCCGGTCGCAATCAAGGAATTGGATGAAGAGGCCAGCAAGTCTGAG ttGGACTCTTTCATCAATGAAGCTAAGACGTTGCGTGACCTTGACCACAAGAACATAGTCAAGCTAGTGGGCGTCTGTCGGTCAAACACGCTGTTTTTGGTGACGGAATTGGCGTCCTTGGGTTCAATGGGAAAATATCTCAAGTCTCACCC TTTGACCCCGCTGATCGACCTCTACGAGCTCCTCCACCAAGTGACCGAGGGCATGAAGTACCTCGAGAGCCTCCACATCATCCATCGCTGCCTCACCGCCCGGACCATCTATCTGGATACACCCCGGCACGCGAGAATTGGCTCGTTCGGGTTGGCCAAACGTCTTGACAACCAGGAGAATTTCTTTACG GAGAAAGCGACTCGTCGGTACCCGCTGAAGTGGTACCCTCCAGAATCTGTTTACAAGTTTGAGTTTGATGCAAAGTGCGACGTATGGAGTTATGGGGTCGTCATGTGGGAAGTTTTCAGCTATGGTATTAAGCCTTATAAG aaTATGAAAGGGCCCGAGATCCTTACCATGTTAGATATCGGGGAGAGACTCTATCGGCCCGACCGGTGTCCTAAACCAGCCTACGACGTCATGCGACTGTGTTGGGCCGCCAG TAGGGGTGAAAGGCCAACATTTGAACGTCTTGAGATAGAAATCAAGGAGATTCTCAAGAACGAAATAAGTGACAAAACATCAGAGGTCTATGTGCTCTATGATCCTCAGCAAGATGAAACTGAAGCTGGACAGAGGGAAACGAGGACCATGTGA